From the genome of Myripristis murdjan chromosome 22, fMyrMur1.1, whole genome shotgun sequence, one region includes:
- the ldlrap1b gene encoding low density lipoprotein receptor adapter protein 1b isoform X3: MDALKSAGRAIIRSPSIAKQSWGVGRHKKLPENWTDTRETLLEGMVFQLKYLGVTLVEQPKGEELSAAAVKRIVATAKASGKKLQKVTLTVSPRGIILYDSASNQLIENISIYRISYCTADKMHDKVFAYIVQSQQNETLECHAFLCTKRKVAQAVTLTVAQAFRVAFEFWQAAKEEKEKRVKSGSDGEGASSSQSENSASMGSLKGGEVATGKLLDLAEGANVALVHSGTMETEPDPIMVHNHATENNNTVWELEDGLDEAFSSRSLDSFESYSDSLSLALTPRSWTLG; the protein is encoded by the exons ATGGATGCTTTGAAATCAGCTGGAAGGGCAATTATTCGGAGCCCCAGTATCGCCAAACAGTCGTGGGGTGTGGGCAGACATAAAA AGCTTCCGGAGAACTGGACGGACACGAGGGAAACCCTTCTGGAGGGTATGGTGTTCCAGCTCAAGTACCTGGGGGTTACGCTGGTCGAGCAGCCCAAAGGAGAGGAGCTGTCTGCAGCCGCTGTCAAGAGGATAGTGGCCACG GCCAAAGCCAGCGGCAAAAAACTCCAGAAAGTCACGTTAACAGTCTCCCCAAGGGGAATCATTCTTTACGACAGTGCCTCCAACCAGCTGATAGAAAACATCTCCATATACAG AATATCATACTGCACAGCGGACAAGATGCATGACAAAGTGTTTGCCTACATCGTCCAGAGCCAACAGAATGAGACCCTTGAGTGTCACGCCTTCTTGTGCACCAAGAGGAAAGTG GCCCAGGCGGTAACACTAACAGTGGCACAAGCTTTCAGAGTGGCATTCGAGTTCTGGCAGGCTGCCAAGGAAG aaaaagagaaacgaGTAAAGTCGGGCTCAGACGGGGAAGGAGCCAGCAGTTCCCAGTCGGAGAACTCGGCCAGCATGGGCAGCCTGAAGGGAGGAG AGGTGGCTACAGGGAAACTTCTGGACTTGGCAGAGGGGGCCAATGTGGCACTGGTCCACTCAGGAACAATGGAGACTGAGCCAGATCCTATTATGGTGCATAACCACGCAACAGAGAACAACAATACTGTATGG gagctggaggacggTCTGGACGAGGCTTTCTCAAG
- the ldlrap1b gene encoding low density lipoprotein receptor adapter protein 1b isoform X4, with protein sequence MDALKSAGRAIIRSPSIAKQSWGVGRHKKLPENWTDTRETLLEGMVFQLKYLGVTLVEQPKGEELSAAAVKRIVATAKASGKKLQKVTLTVSPRGIILYDSASNQLIENISIYRISYCTADKMHDKVFAYIVQSQQNETLECHAFLCTKRKVAQAVTLTVAQAFRVAFEFWQAAKEEKEKRVKSGSDGEGASSSQSENSASMGSLKGGEVATGKLLDLAEGANVALVHSGTMETEPDPIMVHNHATENNNTVWELEDGLDEAFSSRSLDSFESYSALHSPLLPRH encoded by the exons ATGGATGCTTTGAAATCAGCTGGAAGGGCAATTATTCGGAGCCCCAGTATCGCCAAACAGTCGTGGGGTGTGGGCAGACATAAAA AGCTTCCGGAGAACTGGACGGACACGAGGGAAACCCTTCTGGAGGGTATGGTGTTCCAGCTCAAGTACCTGGGGGTTACGCTGGTCGAGCAGCCCAAAGGAGAGGAGCTGTCTGCAGCCGCTGTCAAGAGGATAGTGGCCACG GCCAAAGCCAGCGGCAAAAAACTCCAGAAAGTCACGTTAACAGTCTCCCCAAGGGGAATCATTCTTTACGACAGTGCCTCCAACCAGCTGATAGAAAACATCTCCATATACAG AATATCATACTGCACAGCGGACAAGATGCATGACAAAGTGTTTGCCTACATCGTCCAGAGCCAACAGAATGAGACCCTTGAGTGTCACGCCTTCTTGTGCACCAAGAGGAAAGTG GCCCAGGCGGTAACACTAACAGTGGCACAAGCTTTCAGAGTGGCATTCGAGTTCTGGCAGGCTGCCAAGGAAG aaaaagagaaacgaGTAAAGTCGGGCTCAGACGGGGAAGGAGCCAGCAGTTCCCAGTCGGAGAACTCGGCCAGCATGGGCAGCCTGAAGGGAGGAG AGGTGGCTACAGGGAAACTTCTGGACTTGGCAGAGGGGGCCAATGTGGCACTGGTCCACTCAGGAACAATGGAGACTGAGCCAGATCCTATTATGGTGCATAACCACGCAACAGAGAACAACAATACTGTATGG gagctggaggacggTCTGGACGAGGCTTTCTCAAG
- the ldlrap1b gene encoding low density lipoprotein receptor adapter protein 1b isoform X5 gives MDALKSAGRAIIRSPSIAKQSWGVGRHKKLPENWTDTRETLLEGMVFQLKYLGVTLVEQPKGEELSAAAVKRIVATAKASGKKLQKVTLTVSPRGIILYDSASNQLIENISIYRISYCTADKMHDKVFAYIVQSQQNETLECHAFLCTKRKVAQAVTLTVAQAFRVAFEFWQAAKEEKEKRVKSGSDGEGASSSQSENSASMGSLKGGEVATGKLLDLAEGANVALVHSGTMETEPDPIMELEDGLDEAFSSRSLDSFESYSDSLSLALTPRSWTLG, from the exons ATGGATGCTTTGAAATCAGCTGGAAGGGCAATTATTCGGAGCCCCAGTATCGCCAAACAGTCGTGGGGTGTGGGCAGACATAAAA AGCTTCCGGAGAACTGGACGGACACGAGGGAAACCCTTCTGGAGGGTATGGTGTTCCAGCTCAAGTACCTGGGGGTTACGCTGGTCGAGCAGCCCAAAGGAGAGGAGCTGTCTGCAGCCGCTGTCAAGAGGATAGTGGCCACG GCCAAAGCCAGCGGCAAAAAACTCCAGAAAGTCACGTTAACAGTCTCCCCAAGGGGAATCATTCTTTACGACAGTGCCTCCAACCAGCTGATAGAAAACATCTCCATATACAG AATATCATACTGCACAGCGGACAAGATGCATGACAAAGTGTTTGCCTACATCGTCCAGAGCCAACAGAATGAGACCCTTGAGTGTCACGCCTTCTTGTGCACCAAGAGGAAAGTG GCCCAGGCGGTAACACTAACAGTGGCACAAGCTTTCAGAGTGGCATTCGAGTTCTGGCAGGCTGCCAAGGAAG aaaaagagaaacgaGTAAAGTCGGGCTCAGACGGGGAAGGAGCCAGCAGTTCCCAGTCGGAGAACTCGGCCAGCATGGGCAGCCTGAAGGGAGGAG AGGTGGCTACAGGGAAACTTCTGGACTTGGCAGAGGGGGCCAATGTGGCACTGGTCCACTCAGGAACAATGGAGACTGAGCCAGATCCTATTATG gagctggaggacggTCTGGACGAGGCTTTCTCAAG